Below is a window of Tolypothrix bouteillei VB521301 DNA.
CTTACAAAACCGCCATATCATTCTAAGTTTTCAGTAACAAACCAAACAACAAATTCAAACAATCATGAAAGAAAACCATTACAGACATTCAAGGAAAGTTTTATACTCAAATATCTATAAGGGATAATAAGGTCAAAAGATTTATGACGAGCGGACAAAATGGGTTATCAAAATGTATTCAACGACCTATCAAAATTCTAATTGTTAGCAGAGAAATTCCTCTAGAGAATACAATAGGGAGTGCTACTTATATTCTAAATTTCCTAAGCTACTTACGACAAGTTGGTTTTCAAATTAAATATATAATACCAAATCCATCACCATCGCTTCATGTCAAAGCACCTTGGTGTGTAATTTCACCTAACTTCTTCAAACTGGCTAATATTTCAGTTAAGAATAATTTGAGGATAGGGCGTCTTCTGCTGAGATTTAACTCGATATCAGATTGGGTGATTGAGTCATTGCGATTAATTTACGATAGATTGCCAGAAGCTCTGAAAAATATGTATCGTTCTGCCCGAGAGCAACGACAGTTAACGCCCCTGTATTTAGTCACCTCTAATGTTTGGGATGCTCCAATCATGTCTGAGGAAAGCGATTTTATAAATTCACAGTTTATTCGATTCAAACCTGATGTTGTCATCGCTAATTATGCCTTTTTGGCAAATGTTTTAGAATTTCCTGTTTTAGATAAGAACGTAGTAAAAGCTATACTAACTCACGATGTACGCCACCAAAGAGGCGATCGATTCCAACAACTAGGGCTGACTTCTTTTGAAACTTGCTGGAACCGGGAACGAGAAACTCTAGAGTTGAGCAAAGCACAACTCCTGTTAGCTATTCAGGAAGAAGATGCTAACCTCTTTAAAGAAATGGCACCGCAGTGTAAGGTGATTTGTATGCCTATATCTGTGGAATG
It encodes the following:
- a CDS encoding glycosyltransferase; the encoded protein is MTSGQNGLSKCIQRPIKILIVSREIPLENTIGSATYILNFLSYLRQVGFQIKYIIPNPSPSLHVKAPWCVISPNFFKLANISVKNNLRIGRLLLRFNSISDWVIESLRLIYDRLPEALKNMYRSAREQRQLTPLYLVTSNVWDAPIMSEESDFINSQFIRFKPDVVIANYAFLANVLEFPVLDKNVVKAILTHDVRHQRGDRFQQLGLTSFETCWNRERETLELSKAQLLLAIQEEDANLFKEMAPQCKVICMPISVECHSHAIEQVPGRCLFVGSRVDHNYYGLQWFLENVWPKILELNPQSSLDVCGTVCQLIQGSFPNVRLLGRVDDIKPLYSAAEVCLVPLLAGSGLKIKLVEAMSYGRACVSTSVGVQGLGDTVGTTTLVADTAEGFAMAVHTLLSNPDKRQWMEEQAYRYVREKLSPEAAYQPFVDYIHQHVQQVSNQSQKFQFNVVRS